The nucleotide sequence CGCCGCGCCGACACCCGGCTCGGTCCAGCCGACGAGCCGGCCGACGCCGAAGAAGTGCGACTGGGCGGCCACCCCCAGCGCTCCGGTACGGGGGCAGCGCGCCACGATCGAGTAGGTCACCGGGTGGCCTCCACGTGCTCGGTGATCAGTGCGGCGACCCGCTCGGGCACCTCCAGCATCGGCAGGTGCCCGATGCCGTCGAGGAACACCGGTTCGGTGCCGGTCGCGGCGGCGATCTCGGCGGTCATCGCCGGTGGGCAGGTCGGGTCCTCGGTGCCGGTGGCGGCCAGCACCGGGACCCCGACCCGCCCGGCCAGGTGCCGGATGTCGGCCCGGAAGGCGCCGTGCAGGATCCCTGCGACGACCTCCTCGTCCCGGGTCCCGGCGGCCGCGGCCAGCCCGTCGACGACCCGCGGCTCGGTCCGGAACGCGCTGCCGACGATGCCGGGCAGCAGCCCGGCGAAGTAGCCGGCGGTGCCCTGGGCCCGCAGCTCGGACACCATCGCCTCGATCGCCTCGTCCGGCGCGCCGACCCCGAGGGTGGAGCCGAACGTCGCGACGCCGAGCACCCGCTGCGGGTGCAGTGCCGCCGCGGCCAGCGCGATGGACCCGCCCAGCGAGCCGCCCGCCAGGTGCACCGTCCGCAGCCCGAGCGCGTCGAGCACGGCGACGACGTCGGGCAGCCAGCCGTCCTCGATCGAGAACGGCCCGGCCGTCGTCGACGTGCCGTGGCCGCGCAGGTCCAGCGCCACCGTCGGCAGGTCGAGTGCCGCGCTGACGTGCTCCCAGACCGAGCCCGCGGTGTTGATCGGGTGCAGGAGTACCAGCGCGCCGTCGGCGGCCGGCTCACCGGTGACCCGCACCGTGAGCGGCCCGGCGGGGCCGTCCACGGTGCGGGTCGACGTCGCGACGCCGCTCATTCGGTGCCGTACTTCAGCTGGCCCTCGGGGGCGAACTCGCTGATGTGCATGTGCCAGATCCGCCAATCGGCGTTGCCGGCCCCGTCGTCGCGGCGCAGGAACTCGGTGTTGCGGAACCGGGTCGCCCCGCTCGACTCCAGCCGGCCGGTCGCGGTCGGCAGCACCAGCTCGGCCTCGCCCTCCGAGGTGAGCAGCGCGACGTCACCGAACACCTGGATGTCCGGCTCGGTCAGGTCCGCGATCCGGGTGATGGTGACGCCGACCGAGGTGAGGTTGCGCCACAGCTTCGCCTTGTCGGCGGCACCGTGGTAGACGAAGCCGTTCAGGTTGAACTGCAGGTAGCCGTCGCCGACCGGGAAGAACGGCAGCATCTTCTCGACGTCGAGGCCGACGTTCGCGGCGAACCAGCCGTCGTGGACGGCCCGGATGGCGGCGGCGTCCTGCTCGGGGGTGCTCATGGGTGATCTCCTCCGGGGGTCGGGTTCAGGAACTGAAGTCGGGGACGAGACCGGCGACGGTCGCGAGGGTCTCCTCGGCGTTGTCGGCCACCACCGGGACGACGACGACCTTGTCGGCGCCGGCGTCGAGCAGCGCCTGGATGCCGGCGCGGGCCTCGTCAGGGCCGCCGGTGACGCTGAACGCGTCGATCCACTCGTCGGGCATCTCGGCGGCGACCGTCTCGGCGCCACCGCGGGCGATCATGTCGGCGATCGTGTCGTTGGCACCGATCGAGGCGAACAGCGGGCACGGGCCGGTCGCGGCGATGTAGAAGGCCAGCACCGGGGTGATCTGCGCGCGCACCTCGGCGGCCCGGGCCGGATCACCGGTCAGGTTCATCGCGACCAGCACGACCTGCTCGGGCCGGGTACTGCGGCCGGCCGCGTCGGCGGCGGCGTCCAGCTTCTGCCGGGTGGCCCGGACGTACTCCGGGGTGGCGAGCACGCTCACGACGATGCCGTCGGCGAGCTCACCGGTCAGGGCGATGCCCTTGTCCCCCAGCACACCGGTGTAGAGCGGCGGGGGCTGGGCCGGCGGGTGGGTGAGGGTGACCTCGTTGAAGGTGTGCACCCGGCCGCTGTCGTCGACCTTCTCCCCCGCCAGCAGCGCCGACACCCCGGTGAGGGTCTCGCGCAGCGCCGACATCGGGGACGTCACGGTCAGCCCCATCTGGGCGGTCCAGGCCGGCACGCCGTGCCCGATCCCCGGCTTGAACCGGCCCGGGTAGGCCCGGGCCAGGGTCGCCGCCTCCATGGCGAGCAGGGCGGGATGGCGCACCATCGACGACACCACGGCGATCCCGACCGGAATCCGCTCGGTGGCGCCCAGTGCGATCGCCGAGGCGGCGATGCCGCCGAGGAAGAAGTAGTCCTCCGGGATCCAGAGCTCCCCGAAGCCGCGCTCCTCGACCTCGCGGGCCAGCCGGGCGATGTCCTCGGGCGGGGTGGTGCTGCCGAGCAGCAGGCCGATCCTGTTGGTCATGATCTTCAACTCCTGGGTCAGCCCAGCGCCCGCAACCGCGGTGCCAGGTCCTTGTCGAACAGCTGCAGGAACCGCTGCTGGTCGTGTCCCGGCGCGTGCAGCACCAGGTGCCGGAAGCCGGCGTCGACGTACGGGCGGATCCGCTCGGCGACCTCGTCCGGATCGGACGCGACGATCCAGCGGGACGCGACCTGCTCGATCGGCAGCTCGTCGGCGATCCGTTCCATCTCCAGCGGATCGGAGATGCCGTGCTTCTGCTCCGGGCGCAGTGACAGCGGTGCCCAGAACCGGGTGTTCTCCAGGGCGGCGTCCGGATCCG is from Pseudonocardia autotrophica and encodes:
- a CDS encoding alpha/beta fold hydrolase; amino-acid sequence: MSGVATSTRTVDGPAGPLTVRVTGEPAADGALVLLHPINTAGSVWEHVSAALDLPTVALDLRGHGTSTTAGPFSIEDGWLPDVVAVLDALGLRTVHLAGGSLGGSIALAAAALHPQRVLGVATFGSTLGVGAPDEAIEAMVSELRAQGTAGYFAGLLPGIVGSAFRTEPRVVDGLAAAAGTRDEEVVAGILHGAFRADIRHLAGRVGVPVLAATGTEDPTCPPAMTAEIAAATGTEPVFLDGIGHLPMLEVPERVAALITEHVEATR
- a CDS encoding YybH family protein, which encodes MSTPEQDAAAIRAVHDGWFAANVGLDVEKMLPFFPVGDGYLQFNLNGFVYHGAADKAKLWRNLTSVGVTITRIADLTEPDIQVFGDVALLTSEGEAELVLPTATGRLESSGATRFRNTEFLRRDDGAGNADWRIWHMHISEFAPEGQLKYGTE
- a CDS encoding LLM class flavin-dependent oxidoreductase — its product is MTNRIGLLLGSTTPPEDIARLAREVEERGFGELWIPEDYFFLGGIAASAIALGATERIPVGIAVVSSMVRHPALLAMEAATLARAYPGRFKPGIGHGVPAWTAQMGLTVTSPMSALRETLTGVSALLAGEKVDDSGRVHTFNEVTLTHPPAQPPPLYTGVLGDKGIALTGELADGIVVSVLATPEYVRATRQKLDAAADAAGRSTRPEQVVLVAMNLTGDPARAAEVRAQITPVLAFYIAATGPCPLFASIGANDTIADMIARGGAETVAAEMPDEWIDAFSVTGGPDEARAGIQALLDAGADKVVVVPVVADNAEETLATVAGLVPDFSS